From Pseudoalteromonas sp. DL-6, one genomic window encodes:
- a CDS encoding site-2 protease family protein: MIKVDLSLAEQPFTLMIADQQVVKIFHDQQAIAFENPRENYVEFILDEQLIGIDSSEVSQQSLALYVNNQFATQLALPVAAQGAPKKGFLGFAALGFKLFKSAKVVKVALASASVAGYAWLFTIEFALMLIACLVVHEYGHVRAMKYFGIKTKGIYLIPFVGGLAVSDDKITTRWQDVLISLMGPAFGLFTSVLGVVLYYATEMEIFAGVAVLSALLNLFNLLPILPLDGGHVLKSISFSMRSWVGLSVCLLGVLFGLWLSYTFGLMLLVFFLFVGALEIVFEWRGRHYSHLLPLDKYGQGFSAVMYALVVAGHVAVMMHFADSENAILSLPMKILSS, translated from the coding sequence ATGATAAAAGTCGATCTTTCTCTGGCAGAGCAACCGTTTACGCTGATGATAGCAGATCAGCAAGTTGTAAAAATATTTCATGATCAGCAAGCGATTGCATTTGAAAACCCACGTGAAAATTATGTCGAGTTTATACTTGATGAGCAGTTAATTGGTATTGATAGCAGTGAGGTAAGCCAGCAAAGCTTAGCGTTGTATGTAAACAATCAGTTTGCAACTCAGTTAGCTCTACCTGTAGCAGCACAGGGCGCACCTAAAAAAGGGTTTTTAGGATTCGCTGCGCTTGGCTTTAAATTATTTAAAAGCGCTAAGGTGGTTAAGGTGGCGCTTGCCAGCGCATCGGTAGCGGGTTATGCATGGCTGTTTACCATTGAGTTTGCGTTAATGCTGATTGCTTGCTTGGTGGTACACGAGTATGGCCATGTACGTGCAATGAAGTATTTTGGCATTAAAACCAAAGGTATTTATTTAATTCCCTTTGTTGGTGGTCTTGCTGTGAGCGACGATAAAATAACTACGCGCTGGCAAGATGTGCTTATATCACTTATGGGGCCTGCCTTTGGCTTATTTACTTCTGTGCTTGGTGTAGTGCTTTATTACGCCACAGAAATGGAAATATTTGCCGGTGTTGCAGTGCTTAGTGCACTGCTTAATTTATTCAATTTACTGCCTATTTTACCGCTTGATGGCGGGCATGTACTAAAAAGCATTAGTTTTTCAATGCGCTCATGGGTTGGTTTGAGTGTGTGCTTACTAGGGGTGCTGTTTGGTTTATGGCTCAGCTATACGTTTGGTTTAATGCTATTAGTGTTCTTTTTGTTTGTTGGGGCACTGGAAATCGTGTTTGAATGGCGCGGCCGTCACTACTCACACTTATTGCCATTAGATAAATATGGCCAAGGTTTTTCAGCGGTCATGTATGCGCTGGTGGTTGCAGGCCATGTAGCAGTGATGATGCACTTTGCTGACTCAGAAAACGCCATTTTAAGCTTACCGATGAAGATTTTATCGAGTTAG
- a CDS encoding type II CAAX endopeptidase family protein, translated as MDDAIKQHVNQSTVESLLYTLYWLAFFSLALPMASYLIIFLSGGGALLLNDLTHLEQLDSNPGLAFISTFFTAVLTLPFLKSTLDAQNKSEVIGRLAIEKVAFFPLIITVLLTAVYVLLEQWLFGFMEVALPDFMLEVKAQTNSLLAKIMLFLAVVFIGPIFEEVVFRGVAFYRLKQTALGAIGAIIIPSIVFTLLHGQYDQVEIFISLFVFSCLMGLIRHLSGNLWYCIIAHMICNLLALGEIIW; from the coding sequence ATGGATGATGCGATAAAACAACATGTAAATCAAAGTACAGTGGAGTCTTTATTGTACACGCTTTATTGGTTGGCCTTTTTTTCACTGGCGCTCCCAATGGCCTCATACTTGATTATTTTTTTATCGGGTGGTGGGGCATTGTTGTTAAATGACCTAACACATTTAGAGCAACTAGATTCGAATCCCGGCCTAGCTTTCATATCTACCTTCTTCACTGCTGTACTTACGCTGCCATTTTTAAAGTCTACTCTTGATGCGCAAAATAAAAGCGAAGTTATAGGGCGTTTAGCAATAGAGAAGGTGGCTTTTTTTCCTTTAATCATTACAGTGCTATTAACAGCGGTTTACGTTTTACTGGAACAATGGCTTTTTGGCTTTATGGAAGTCGCCTTGCCAGATTTCATGTTAGAAGTTAAAGCACAAACAAACTCGCTTTTAGCTAAAATTATGCTGTTTTTAGCAGTAGTATTTATTGGGCCTATATTTGAGGAAGTAGTTTTTCGAGGAGTAGCATTCTACAGGCTGAAACAAACAGCCTTGGGAGCTATTGGCGCAATTATTATCCCAAGTATCGTGTTTACATTGTTACATGGGCAGTATGATCAAGTTGAAATTTTTATTTCACTGTTTGTATTTTCTTGCTTGATGGGGTTAATTCGTCATCTATCGGGTAACTTGTGGTATTGCATTATCGCTCACATGATCTGTAATTTATTGGCACTAGGTGAAATTATTTGGTGA
- a CDS encoding TIGR00366 family protein — protein sequence MLNKVASPFTKLVERYLPDPFIFVILLTIITLVIANLATPATTLEVITSWGSGFWNLLSFAMQMLLVLVTGYMLASTSLISKLLTKLATLANTAPKAIILVTFISLLASWLNWGFGLVIGALFAKAIAKQTRVDYRLLVASAYSGFVVWHGGLAGSVPLTIASEGHFSQATMGIIGTEQTLFAGFNIAILIGLFIIMPLVNRYMLPNEKDSVYIDPLLLKNTLADKVTITRPAQHLEQSKLLGMGIGLLGLAYLGYYFFIAGGGLNLNSVIGLFLFLAITLHQTPHNLLNSLQQAIPSGAGIVIQFPFYAGIMAVMVDTGLAQQISQGFIAIADADSLPFYSFISAGLVNMFVPSGGGQWAVQAPIVIPAAQELGADMARVAMAVAWGDAWTNLIQPFWALPVLAIAGLKAKDIMGFCVVQLFITGVFIALMLSFYP from the coding sequence ATGCTTAATAAAGTTGCCAGCCCTTTTACCAAGCTTGTAGAGCGGTACTTACCCGATCCGTTTATATTTGTCATTTTGCTCACCATTATCACTTTGGTCATTGCGAATTTAGCGACCCCTGCAACCACGCTTGAGGTAATAACATCATGGGGTAGCGGGTTTTGGAACTTACTTAGCTTTGCCATGCAAATGCTATTGGTATTAGTAACAGGCTACATGCTCGCCAGTACCTCGTTAATAAGTAAGTTACTGACAAAGTTGGCAACGCTTGCCAATACAGCTCCAAAAGCCATTATTTTAGTGACTTTTATTTCGCTTTTAGCAAGCTGGCTTAATTGGGGGTTTGGTTTAGTGATTGGGGCTTTATTTGCTAAAGCGATTGCCAAACAGACTCGAGTGGATTACCGGCTATTAGTAGCGAGTGCTTACTCAGGTTTTGTAGTGTGGCACGGCGGATTAGCAGGCTCCGTACCTCTAACCATTGCCAGCGAAGGGCATTTTTCACAGGCAACAATGGGGATTATTGGCACCGAGCAAACCTTGTTCGCAGGTTTTAACATTGCGATTCTGATTGGCTTATTTATTATTATGCCGCTGGTTAACCGCTATATGCTACCAAATGAAAAAGACAGTGTTTATATTGACCCATTACTGCTTAAGAACACTTTAGCCGATAAAGTAACAATAACACGCCCAGCTCAGCATTTAGAGCAAAGTAAGCTGTTAGGTATGGGTATTGGTTTACTCGGACTTGCCTACTTAGGCTATTACTTTTTTATCGCAGGTGGCGGCTTAAACCTAAACAGTGTGATAGGGCTTTTCTTATTTTTAGCTATCACACTACATCAAACACCCCATAACCTACTAAATAGCCTACAACAAGCGATTCCGAGTGGCGCGGGAATTGTCATTCAGTTCCCTTTTTATGCCGGTATTATGGCGGTAATGGTCGATACAGGATTAGCACAGCAGATATCACAAGGCTTTATTGCAATCGCTGATGCCGATAGCTTGCCATTTTACAGTTTTATAAGTGCAGGACTCGTTAATATGTTTGTGCCCTCAGGTGGCGGCCAATGGGCGGTACAAGCACCTATTGTTATACCAGCAGCGCAAGAGCTTGGTGCAGATATGGCGCGGGTTGCTATGGCTGTGGCGTGGGGAGACGCGTGGACCAATTTAATTCAACCCTTTTGGGCTTTACCGGTATTAGCCATTGCAGGGTTAAAAGCTAAAGATATTATGGGTTTTTGCGTAGTGCAGCTATTTATTACTGGGGTGTTTATTGCGTTGATGCTAAGTTTTTATCCGTAA
- a CDS encoding chemotaxis protein CheV has translation MSGVLASVDQRTQLVGENRLELLLFYLHSRHLFALNVFKIKEVVKLPRLSKIPHSHPKVTGVANIRGESIPVIDLRQAISMSHKEHSDDCNLVVTEYNRTTQGFLIGKVDHILNMTWSDIMPPPSSVGKNHYITALTKVQRDGIEHLVEIIDVEKVLAEIVEYEVNISEGVLDQTIVNEFSGRKILHADDSPTARKQVSDTLSQLGIEIIPASNGLEALQMLKGWADEGKDVEKELLMVITDAEMPSMDGYRLTYEIRNDNRLKNLHVVLNTSLSGSFNQAMVEKVGCNAFLSKFQPDLLVQEVQNRLKQVLSNT, from the coding sequence ATGTCAGGTGTTTTAGCGTCAGTTGATCAACGTACTCAGCTTGTAGGTGAGAATCGTTTAGAATTGCTACTTTTTTATTTACATAGCCGCCATTTATTCGCACTCAATGTATTTAAAATTAAAGAAGTGGTGAAGCTTCCCCGTCTAAGCAAAATACCGCACTCTCACCCTAAGGTGACGGGTGTTGCTAATATTCGTGGTGAATCTATTCCGGTGATTGATCTACGCCAAGCAATTTCTATGTCACACAAAGAACATAGCGACGATTGTAATCTCGTAGTAACAGAATATAACCGTACCACCCAAGGTTTTTTAATTGGCAAAGTTGATCATATTTTAAATATGACCTGGTCTGATATTATGCCGCCGCCTAGCTCTGTGGGTAAAAATCATTACATTACCGCACTGACTAAAGTACAGCGTGACGGGATAGAGCACTTGGTAGAAATTATTGATGTTGAAAAAGTACTGGCCGAAATAGTTGAGTACGAGGTTAATATTTCTGAAGGGGTGTTAGATCAAACCATAGTCAATGAATTCTCTGGGCGTAAAATACTGCATGCTGATGACTCGCCAACAGCCCGCAAGCAAGTTAGCGATACATTATCGCAGCTTGGTATCGAAATCATCCCTGCTAGTAATGGCTTAGAAGCACTACAAATGCTAAAAGGCTGGGCTGATGAAGGAAAAGACGTCGAAAAAGAGCTACTAATGGTGATTACCGATGCCGAAATGCCTTCTATGGATGGTTATCGCTTAACCTATGAAATACGCAACGACAACCGCTTAAAAAACTTACATGTGGTGCTTAACACCTCTCTCAGTGGTAGCTTTAACCAAGCCATGGTAGAAAAAGTGGGATGTAATGCATTTTTATCAAAGTTTCAGCCCGACTTATTAGTACAAGAAGTTCAAAATCGCTTAAAACAGGTGCTCAGCAACACTTAG
- a CDS encoding potassium channel family protein: MHHILKRIVVLLRSHIDQVSWQSVVIATSLHMLLTWSLLLVANEQALLSPGTFFYYYTVTTSTVGYGDLSPSTDLGRWIVALIQIPFGLALFGVLLGKTGQTVTYLIRRAMTGDKNFAHSSNHIIIFGWHNARTKKMIDYILADTKRTDRRILLAVTEQIEHPFLSNENVDFARLTSFTDLDELERVAIRHADKVIIDGQDDDQTFTTALRISRLVKEDCHISAHFFDETKVEMLLEHCHNVECSSTKSAEILVRSMQDPGSSRVQEELLSTLHGDTQFSLQIPSDIKTMEFGKLFHHFKYDHDAILLGVAHNLSAKNMDLNPPLDYAVNAGDILHYIAQERVLSGEVDWPSLEK, translated from the coding sequence ATGCATCATATTTTAAAACGTATTGTTGTGCTGTTGCGCAGCCATATTGATCAGGTTAGTTGGCAATCTGTTGTAATAGCAACATCCTTACATATGCTACTTACTTGGAGTTTATTATTAGTGGCAAATGAGCAGGCCTTGCTTTCACCAGGGACTTTTTTTTACTACTACACGGTAACCACTTCAACGGTAGGGTATGGCGATTTAAGCCCATCAACAGATTTAGGTCGATGGATTGTTGCATTAATACAAATACCCTTTGGTTTGGCTTTATTTGGTGTCTTGTTAGGTAAAACAGGACAAACAGTAACTTACTTAATTAGGCGCGCTATGACTGGTGATAAAAACTTTGCTCACAGTAGCAACCACATTATTATTTTTGGTTGGCATAATGCTCGAACAAAAAAAATGATCGACTATATTTTGGCTGATACTAAACGTACAGATCGCCGTATTTTATTGGCGGTTACTGAACAAATAGAGCATCCGTTTTTAAGTAATGAGAATGTTGATTTTGCTCGCCTAACCAGTTTCACTGATTTGGATGAGTTAGAGCGTGTAGCAATTCGCCATGCTGATAAAGTGATTATTGATGGTCAAGATGACGACCAAACATTTACTACCGCACTGCGTATTAGTCGTTTAGTTAAAGAAGATTGTCACATTAGCGCACACTTTTTTGATGAAACAAAAGTGGAAATGTTACTAGAGCATTGTCATAACGTAGAATGCAGTAGCACTAAGTCAGCAGAGATTTTGGTGCGCTCAATGCAAGACCCTGGCTCAAGTCGTGTTCAAGAAGAACTATTATCTACTTTGCATGGTGATACACAATTTAGTCTACAAATACCCAGTGATATAAAAACCATGGAGTTTGGTAAATTATTTCATCATTTTAAGTACGATCATGATGCAATATTATTAGGGGTGGCTCATAATTTAAGTGCAAAAAATATGGATTTAAATCCACCTTTAGATTACGCAGTAAATGCGGGTGATATACTGCATTATATCGCGCAAGAGCGAGTGTTGAGTGGTGAAGTTGATTGGCCTAGCTTGGAAAAATAA
- a CDS encoding EVE domain-containing protein, whose protein sequence is MAFWLFKTEPDAFSIDDLKQAPEQTTLWEGVRNYQARNFIRDDVQKGDLVMIYHSSCKQVGVAGLAVVTKTAYPDPTQFDLGSDYYDAKATTENPRWFVVEITYQAHLSSLVSLQAIKANSAITDIALKKSGRLSVMPVTDNDWYEILNMAK, encoded by the coding sequence ATGGCTTTTTGGCTGTTTAAAACCGAACCCGACGCCTTTTCAATTGATGACTTAAAACAAGCCCCAGAGCAAACAACGCTATGGGAAGGTGTACGTAACTACCAAGCGCGTAACTTTATTCGTGATGATGTACAAAAGGGCGATTTGGTGATGATTTATCACTCTAGCTGCAAGCAAGTTGGCGTTGCAGGACTTGCAGTGGTTACTAAGACCGCTTACCCCGATCCAACTCAATTCGATTTAGGTAGTGACTATTACGATGCTAAAGCAACCACTGAAAATCCTCGTTGGTTTGTAGTGGAAATAACCTATCAGGCGCATTTAAGTAGTTTAGTCAGCCTACAAGCAATCAAAGCAAATAGTGCTATAACTGATATAGCACTTAAAAAAAGTGGCCGTTTATCGGTCATGCCAGTAACCGACAATGACTGGTATGAAATTTTAAATATGGCGAAATAA
- the tesB gene encoding acyl-CoA thioesterase II: protein MSQVLDDLLSLLSLEEIEQGLYRGQSQDLGFRAVFGGQVMGQALSAAKETLPAGRIVHSLHSYFLRPGDAAKPIVYDVETIRDGKSFSTRRVSAIQYGKPIFYMTASFQGEEQGLSHQATMPDVPAPEELRSSLEFYQENAQHIPEAIRNKFIREMPIEMRPVNFHNPFKPEAIEPVKHIWFKANGDMPDDQRIHNYLLAYASDFEFLPTALQPHGVSFMQPNMQVATIDHAMWFHRPFRMDDWILYTIDSPSASSGRGLVRGQFFDRQGNLVASTIQEGVMRQR, encoded by the coding sequence ATGAGCCAAGTATTAGATGATTTATTGTCGCTATTGTCACTTGAAGAAATTGAGCAAGGTTTATATCGAGGACAAAGCCAAGACTTAGGTTTTAGAGCGGTGTTTGGCGGTCAAGTTATGGGACAAGCGCTTTCCGCAGCTAAAGAAACATTGCCTGCAGGACGTATTGTTCACTCCTTACATTCTTACTTCTTACGCCCAGGCGACGCTGCAAAGCCAATCGTTTATGATGTAGAGACGATTCGCGATGGTAAAAGTTTTAGTACTCGTCGAGTTAGCGCCATTCAGTACGGTAAACCTATTTTTTACATGACGGCGTCGTTTCAAGGTGAAGAGCAAGGATTATCGCATCAAGCTACCATGCCTGATGTTCCCGCACCTGAAGAGCTGCGTTCTTCGTTAGAGTTTTATCAAGAAAATGCGCAGCATATTCCTGAAGCAATCCGTAATAAGTTTATTCGTGAAATGCCGATAGAAATGCGTCCGGTTAATTTTCATAATCCGTTTAAGCCAGAGGCCATAGAGCCGGTAAAACATATTTGGTTTAAAGCCAATGGCGATATGCCGGACGATCAACGTATTCATAACTACTTATTAGCGTATGCGTCTGACTTTGAGTTTTTACCAACCGCACTGCAGCCACATGGTGTCTCGTTTATGCAGCCGAATATGCAAGTAGCGACGATTGATCATGCTATGTGGTTTCATCGTCCATTTAGAATGGATGATTGGATTTTATATACTATTGATAGCCCAAGTGCGAGTTCGGGACGAGGGTTGGTACGCGGGCAGTTTTTTGACCGCCAAGGAAATTTGGTAGCCTCTACTATTCAAGAAGGGGTAATGCGTCAGCGTTAA
- the plsB gene encoding glycerol-3-phosphate 1-O-acyltransferase PlsB — protein sequence MRILNYGLNLISGGISRLFVKSKVLPEKPLEQFELNPKNPTFYIVRLNSRFDLAALARVCKRNGLPDPTEQQVLGDEALDRFIGIKNPPPLFGDKEKPTNALAQGKHIVEHLLNSGQKNVQVVPVTILWGRAPGKEKPGLSTLLSHSLTPSWFRKIFVVLFSGRDNFIRFSQPLDLSLLVNEKADVNELPHKLLRVARVHFKRQKLAATGPKIPSRDQLFSSLLASPTIKKAIQTEASEKNISQAQARQNALKLLDEIAANYSDATIRVADRILTWLWNKLYNGIDIKYTEQIHDLTNKGHEIIYMPCHRSHMDYLLLTYSIYHQGLVPPHIAAGINLNFFPAGGIFRRSGAFFIRRSFAGNKLYSAVFKEYLSQLFIKGYSVKFYTEGGRSRTGRLLPPKTGMLAMTMQAMLRGIDRPVSIVPVYIGYEHVMEINTYLKELAGNDKKGESILGIFKAIKNLKNYGRGYLNFGDPISINQYLNDNQPDWRESIHATDVQKPQWLGPQVANLADQVMVKINNAAALNSVNLLAMILLVNDKHALSKPKLLAQLEFYLRLQREASYSNKITAPDETPEQLLEHALKLNKFDVISDEFGEIIAINDKEKTLFNYYRNNILHIFAVPSLVALHLFKQHQSTVTQCHQLVNSFYPLFAKEWYLQELDESYVTRILTNFSDQGLIELDGDNIKVTHNNDSFAKLEMLGRALSFTLQRYAIVIGFIQTSQGIEKAELERESYVLAQRLGTLHGIKTPEFFDKKVLSSFISNLREQKLISESDSGLQGSQELCETYKQLQTLLPARIWQSITDIVHAQCQ from the coding sequence ATGCGTATTTTAAATTATGGTTTAAATCTTATCTCTGGTGGTATCAGCCGCTTGTTTGTTAAAAGCAAAGTACTGCCTGAAAAACCGCTAGAACAATTTGAGTTAAACCCTAAAAACCCGACCTTTTATATAGTGCGTTTAAATTCACGCTTTGATTTAGCGGCACTGGCGCGTGTTTGTAAACGAAATGGTTTACCTGACCCAACCGAGCAGCAAGTGTTAGGCGACGAAGCGTTAGATCGCTTTATCGGCATTAAAAACCCACCACCGCTATTTGGTGATAAAGAAAAGCCTACCAATGCATTGGCCCAAGGCAAACATATTGTTGAGCACTTATTAAATAGTGGCCAAAAAAATGTGCAAGTGGTGCCCGTGACTATTTTATGGGGCCGTGCACCGGGTAAAGAAAAGCCTGGATTGAGTACACTGCTCTCACATTCGCTGACTCCTAGCTGGTTCAGAAAAATTTTCGTGGTGCTTTTTTCAGGAAGAGATAACTTTATTCGATTTAGCCAACCACTCGACTTATCCTTATTGGTTAATGAAAAAGCCGACGTTAATGAACTGCCTCATAAACTACTGCGTGTAGCTCGAGTTCACTTTAAACGTCAAAAGCTGGCTGCAACAGGGCCTAAAATACCATCTCGTGATCAGTTATTTAGCTCGCTGCTAGCATCACCCACAATTAAAAAAGCAATTCAAACCGAGGCCTCTGAAAAAAACATCAGCCAAGCCCAAGCGCGACAAAACGCATTAAAGCTACTTGATGAAATTGCTGCCAATTACAGTGACGCGACCATTCGCGTTGCCGACCGTATTTTAACCTGGCTTTGGAACAAGCTGTATAATGGTATTGATATAAAATACACCGAGCAAATTCATGACCTAACTAATAAAGGCCATGAAATAATCTACATGCCGTGTCATCGCAGTCATATGGATTACTTACTACTTACCTACTCTATTTACCATCAAGGGCTTGTCCCACCGCATATTGCAGCTGGGATCAACCTCAACTTTTTCCCAGCAGGCGGGATATTCCGTCGTAGTGGTGCATTTTTTATTCGCCGCTCGTTTGCTGGTAACAAGCTCTACTCAGCGGTATTTAAAGAATACTTAAGCCAGTTATTTATCAAAGGTTACTCGGTGAAATTTTATACCGAAGGTGGCCGCAGCAGAACCGGACGTTTATTACCCCCAAAAACCGGCATGCTCGCCATGACAATGCAAGCCATGCTGCGTGGTATTGATCGCCCAGTATCGATTGTGCCTGTATATATAGGCTACGAACACGTAATGGAAATAAATACCTACCTAAAAGAGCTCGCGGGTAATGATAAAAAGGGCGAGTCGATATTAGGTATTTTTAAAGCGATTAAAAACTTAAAAAACTATGGCCGTGGTTATTTAAACTTTGGCGACCCTATTTCTATTAACCAATACCTAAATGACAACCAACCCGACTGGCGCGAGTCAATTCATGCTACCGATGTGCAAAAGCCACAATGGTTAGGACCGCAAGTTGCGAATCTTGCTGATCAGGTTATGGTTAAAATTAACAATGCAGCCGCACTCAACTCAGTTAACTTATTGGCGATGATACTGCTAGTAAACGATAAACACGCATTGAGTAAACCTAAATTGCTAGCTCAGCTTGAGTTTTATCTGCGATTACAGCGTGAAGCCAGCTATAGCAATAAAATAACTGCGCCCGATGAAACGCCAGAGCAACTGCTAGAACATGCCCTAAAGCTGAATAAGTTTGATGTGATCAGCGACGAATTTGGCGAAATAATTGCGATAAACGATAAAGAAAAAACCTTATTTAATTATTATCGTAATAACATTTTGCATATTTTTGCAGTACCAAGTCTAGTCGCCCTGCATTTATTTAAGCAGCATCAAAGCACCGTAACCCAGTGCCATCAACTGGTAAACTCTTTTTATCCGTTATTTGCCAAAGAGTGGTACTTACAAGAGCTTGATGAAAGCTATGTAACCCGTATTTTAACTAACTTTAGCGATCAAGGCTTAATTGAACTTGATGGTGATAACATTAAAGTGACTCATAATAACGATAGCTTTGCCAAACTCGAAATGCTCGGTCGTGCATTAAGCTTCACTCTGCAACGCTATGCGATTGTAATTGGCTTTATTCAGACCAGCCAAGGCATTGAAAAAGCAGAGCTGGAACGTGAAAGCTATGTGCTGGCACAGCGCTTAGGTACGTTACATGGCATTAAAACACCGGAGTTTTTTGATAAGAAGGTACTTAGTAGCTTTATTTCCAATCTCCGCGAACAAAAGCTAATTAGTGAATCTGATAGCGGCTTACAAGGCAGCCAAGAGCTTTGCGAGACCTACAAGCAACTACAAACACTCTTGCCGGCACGTATTTGGCAATCAATTACTGACATTGTTCACGCTCAATGTCAGTAA
- the rpsJ gene encoding 30S ribosomal protein S10 — MSNQRIRIRLKAFDHRLIDQSTAEIVETAKRTGAQVRGPIPLPTRFERFTVLTSPHVNKDARDQYEIRTHKRLIDIVEPTDKTVDALMRLDLAAGVDVQISLG, encoded by the coding sequence ATGTCAAATCAACGCATTCGTATTCGCCTAAAAGCTTTTGACCACCGTTTGATTGACCAATCAACGGCGGAAATCGTGGAAACTGCGAAACGCACTGGCGCACAAGTACGTGGTCCAATTCCACTACCTACACGCTTTGAACGTTTTACTGTACTTACATCACCGCACGTTAATAAAGACGCGCGTGATCAGTACGAGATCCGCACCCATAAACGTCTGATCGACATCGTAGAACCAACTGACAAGACTGTAGACGCACTTATGCGTTTAGACCTTGCTGCTGGTGTTGATGTTCAAATCAGCCTGGGTTAA
- the rplC gene encoding 50S ribosomal protein L3: MALGLVGRKVGMTRIFTEDGVSIPVTVIEATPNRIAQIKSDATDGYNALQVTAGTKKASRVNKATAGHFAKAGVEAGRGLWEFRLNGGEGDFEVGAELTVELFNEINKVDVTGTSKGKGFQGGVKRWNFSMQDATHGNSLSHRAPGSIGQNQSPGKVFKGKKMAGQMGNEQVTTQNLELVRVDAERNLLLVKGAVPGAIGGDVIVKPAVKA, from the coding sequence ATGGCATTAGGTCTAGTCGGTCGTAAAGTGGGTATGACACGTATCTTCACTGAAGATGGTGTATCTATCCCTGTGACAGTTATTGAAGCGACTCCTAACCGCATTGCTCAGATCAAATCTGACGCAACAGACGGTTATAACGCGCTTCAAGTAACCGCAGGCACTAAAAAAGCAAGCCGTGTAAACAAAGCAACAGCGGGTCACTTCGCTAAAGCTGGTGTTGAAGCGGGTCGCGGTCTGTGGGAATTCCGCCTAAATGGTGGTGAAGGCGATTTTGAAGTAGGCGCAGAGCTTACGGTTGAATTATTCAACGAAATCAACAAAGTTGACGTAACCGGTACTTCTAAAGGTAAAGGTTTCCAAGGTGGTGTTAAGCGCTGGAATTTCAGCATGCAAGACGCTACACATGGTAACTCTCTATCTCACCGTGCTCCTGGTTCAATCGGTCAAAACCAATCACCTGGTAAGGTGTTTAAAGGTAAGAAAATGGCCGGTCAAATGGGTAATGAGCAAGTAACAACTCAGAACCTTGAACTAGTTCGCGTTGACGCTGAGCGTAACCTGCTTTTAGTTAAAGGTGCAGTACCTGGCGCTATCGGCGGTGACGTTATCGTTAAACCAGCTGTTAAAGCATAA
- the rplD gene encoding 50S ribosomal protein L4 translates to MELAIKDASGALEVSEATFGREFNEALVHQVVVAYAAGARQGTRAQKTRSEVSGGGKKPWAQKGTGRARAGTIRSPIWRSGGVSFAAKPQDHSQKVNRKMYRGAIKSILSELVRQERLIVVESFGLEAPKTKELVAKLKELELKDVLIVTEEVDENLFLSARNLYKVDTRDVAGIDPVSLIAFDKVLITAAAVKQLEEALA, encoded by the coding sequence ATGGAATTAGCAATTAAAGACGCTTCTGGCGCTCTTGAAGTTTCTGAAGCTACTTTTGGACGTGAGTTTAACGAAGCATTAGTACACCAAGTAGTTGTTGCATACGCAGCAGGTGCTCGTCAAGGTACTCGTGCTCAGAAGACACGTTCTGAAGTAAGCGGTGGTGGTAAAAAACCATGGGCTCAAAAAGGTACTGGCCGTGCACGTGCTGGTACAATCCGTAGTCCAATTTGGCGTTCAGGTGGCGTTAGCTTCGCAGCTAAACCACAAGACCACAGCCAAAAAGTAAACCGTAAAATGTACCGTGGTGCGATCAAAAGCATCTTATCTGAATTAGTTCGTCAAGAGCGTTTAATCGTTGTTGAAAGTTTTGGTCTTGAAGCACCAAAAACTAAAGAACTAGTTGCTAAGCTTAAAGAACTTGAGCTTAAAGATGTTCTTATCGTGACTGAAGAAGTAGATGAAAATCTTTTCTTATCGGCACGTAACCTGTACAAGGTTGACACACGTGATGTAGCTGGTATCGATCCTGTAAGCTTAATTGCTTTCGACAAGGTACTAATTACAGCTGCTGCTGTTAAGCAACTTGAGGAGGCGCTAGCATGA